The following are encoded together in the Streptomyces sp. NBC_00341 genome:
- a CDS encoding carboxymuconolactone decarboxylase family protein, which produces MSRIEPLTPPYPADVDRALRRWMPPGVPHEPLALFRVLHRNPELASRMFALGAGLLGHGLLPAIDREIVIARVTARSACAYEWGVHAATLAPQAGLDPQQLRATTYPDAAVGAPWSPRHTALLHAVDELNDTNRLTQSTWDALRRSYEEAQLLELLVLVGWYRTISYLANGLLLEEEPWGTPFPAR; this is translated from the coding sequence ATGTCACGCATAGAACCGCTCACCCCGCCCTACCCCGCCGACGTCGACCGGGCGCTCCGCCGATGGATGCCGCCGGGTGTGCCGCACGAGCCCCTCGCGCTGTTCCGCGTACTGCACCGTAACCCGGAGCTGGCCTCACGCATGTTCGCCCTCGGTGCCGGTCTGCTTGGCCATGGGCTCCTCCCCGCCATCGACCGGGAGATCGTCATCGCCCGCGTGACCGCGCGATCCGCCTGCGCTTACGAATGGGGCGTCCACGCCGCGACCCTGGCCCCGCAGGCCGGACTCGACCCGCAACAACTCCGGGCAACTACCTACCCCGACGCAGCAGTCGGCGCTCCATGGTCGCCACGCCACACGGCACTGCTCCACGCCGTGGACGAACTGAACGACACGAACCGGCTCACCCAGTCCACCTGGGATGCCCTGCGCAGGTCCTACGAAGAGGCCCAGTTACTTGAACTGCTCGTACTGGTCGGCTGGTACCGAACCATCAGCTACCTGGCCAACGGCCTCCTGCTGGAAGAGGAACCCTGGGGTACCCCGTTCCCCGCGCGGTGA
- a CDS encoding helix-turn-helix domain-containing protein codes for MEASAPRPGVPVRGSESGRPVMAALDLLGRRWTMRILWELSQAPAGFRELQRRCERMSSSVLSTRIEELSGARLLAPDGDGYRLTRLGQDLVEALSPLDAWSRRWAEETGPATAGGLE; via the coding sequence ATGGAAGCCAGCGCGCCACGTCCGGGTGTGCCAGTGCGAGGGTCCGAATCGGGTCGTCCGGTGATGGCCGCGCTCGACCTGCTCGGACGGCGTTGGACGATGCGGATCCTGTGGGAACTAAGTCAAGCTCCGGCCGGCTTCCGTGAGTTGCAGCGCCGATGCGAGCGCATGTCCTCCAGCGTGCTCAGTACCCGGATCGAGGAACTGTCCGGCGCCCGCCTGCTCGCCCCGGACGGCGACGGCTACCGCCTCACCCGGCTCGGCCAGGACCTTGTCGAGGCGCTGAGCCCGCTGGACGCCTGGAGCCGACGTTGGGCCGAGGAAACGGGACCCGCGACGGCAGGAGGACTGGAATGA